GTAATACGCCCCACCTTCCATTTTGACGGCATGGACCAGCCCCTCTTTCATCAGCCGCACCGAGGAGGCGATGGCTTGCTCGGGGGACTGTTCATAACTGCCAAAGGGGAGATCGGCAACCACCAGTGCCCGTTTAGACCCAGCCGTCACTGCACGGGAGAGAATAATCATTTCATCCAAGGTAATGGGCAGCGATGTTTCATTGCCAAGGACGTTATTTGACGCCGAATCCCCAATGAGCAGTACTTCGATACCGGCTTCATCGAAAATCTGTGCCGTGTACTGGTCGTAGGCGGTGAGCATGGCGAATTTCTCGCCAGCACGTTTGGCGGCCTGCAAATGGTGTGTGCGGATTTTGTGTGCTGTGGGCGGGATGCCAGCTGGTGACCCGGCTGGTCCAGCTGATGCAGTGGCGCCGGCACCATTGCCGTAGGGTGCTGCCAGTTCAGCTGTGTCGGACGCGCTGGAAATGGACGCAACGGAAATGGACGCAGCGGAATCAGACACAGAGGAATCAGACACAGCGGAATCAGGAATGTTCGTGGGTGACATGCTCCCAGCCTATTACGACTCGTGTGGTGAAGTCGGCACGTTGAGACGGAGGCAAGCATGAAAGCGCGGAAATTTCCTTGTTTGTGACATCGTGCGACGGTGTTTTGGAAAAAGTTGCAGCACTAGTTTTGAAAAAAACACAGGCACGAACACGTGGCGTTGCAGATAGCCGAACTGGCTGCTCTGGCTGGCAGGAGAACTTGCCCCGACGTAACGGCGGATGTCAAAGCTTGGGTACAACCGCCCCGCTAGTAGAGTGGGCATTGCAGGGAAAGCACCTGCCCGTAAACCCTTCCGTCGTCTGAGCAGAATCGTTGCCAGCGCCGGGGCGCCACAGGAAGAGGCCCGTACATGAACCGTCAGCAAGAATTTGTGTTGCGCACCATCGAAGAGCGTGACGTGCGGTTTGTTCGCCTCTGGTTCACCGACGTGGTGGGCAGCTTGAAATCGGTGGCACTGGCCCCCGCCGAGGTGGAAGGTGCTTTTGAAGAAGGCCTCGGTTTTGACGGTTCCGCGATCGAAGGCCTAGCCAGAGTTTTTGAGTCGGACATGCTGGCTCAACCTGACCCATCAACCTTTCAGATCCTGCCGTGGCGCGGGAATGGACATACGGAGCAGACCTCACGCATGTTTTGCGATATTCTGACCCCCGACGGCGAACCCTCCGCCGCTGATCCCCGCAACGTTCTCAAACGGACGTTGGAGAAGGCAGCGGATATGGGATTCACCTGTTACACCCACCCCGAGATCGAGTTCTATCTACTTAAATCCGATAAGCCGGGCCCGGATGGCATCCCCATCCCCGTAGACCATGCCGGCTACTTTGACCATGTCCCCGGAGGCGTGGCACAGGACTTCCGGCGCACTGCCGTAACAATGCTTGAAGACGTGGGCATCTCCGTTGAATTTAGCCACCATGAAGGTGGTCCCGGCCAAAATGAGATAGACCTGCGATACGCGGATGCCTTGGCAACAGCAGATAACATCATGACGTTTCGGACCGTGATCCGCGAGGTTGCTATTAAGCAGGGGACGTACGCCACGTTCATGCCCAAACCGTTCTCAGATCACCCGGGGTCGGGGATGCACACACATTTCTCCTTGTTTGAGGGCGATACGAACGCGTTCCATGAGCCGGGTGCCGAGTATCAAATGTCTAAAACAGCGCGCCAGTTCATGGCCGGCGTACTCAAGCACGCCCCCGAGTTCACCGCCGTCACGAATCAATTCGTCAACTCATACAAACGTTTGTGGGGAGGCGGGGAGGCCCCTAGCTATGTCTCCTGGGGTCACAACAACCGATCCGCTTTGGTTCGTGTGCCGTTGTACAAGCCGGGCAAGGGACAAGCCTCACGGTTGGAATACCGTGGTATTGATTCAGCCGCGAACCCATATCTGGCCTTTTCAGTGCTGCTAGGGGCAGGCTTGAAAGGGATCGAGGAAGATTACGAACTTCCACCTGCAGCTGTAGAGGACATCAGTGCCCTGACAAGTGGCGAACGCCGCGCCTTGGGGCACGATCCGCTGCCCTCAAGCCTCCACGATGCTGTGCGCCAAATGGAAGAGTCCGAACTTCTGCCGGAGATTCTTGGTGAGCAGGTCTTTGAGAACTTCCTGCGGAATAAGCGGGCAGAGTGGCAGGACTACCGGCTTCAAGTCACACCCTACGAACTCAGCCGCTACCTGGGAGTGCTTTAAAAACTGTCATGAGTTCGTTAACACGCACGCTTATCACCCGTGGTTTCACCGATCTGGAAACTTGTGAGAGGTTCCTAGGTTTTTCCGAACTGGCCGGGCTGGACCAGGGGGAGCTGCTGAACGCCTTGGCGGTGGCAGACAATCCCGATCTGGCCTTGCAGTCCTTGGTGCGTTTGCTTAGCGCCGTGCCTGAAAGCCGCGAGAAGTTGAACGTGGTGGATCCGGAATCCGGGGAGTTGGTCTCCAATGAGCCGCTGTTCAGACTTTTAGGTGCTTCGGAAGCGCTGGCAGATTTTCTCATGCGCCATCCCGAACACTTGGACGTCGTTGACGCTGTTGCCGTGCTTGAACCGGTTGCCGTAGATGCTGAGGTGCTGCGGGAGTCCCTGTTGCGTGCGGTAGGTGCGGACCCGGCCTCGGAGATGCCAACTGCGGAACTGGTAGGAACCGACGCGCGGATAGCCCTACGCAGTCAATACCGTAGACACCTGTGCGAACTCACGATGCGAGACTTAGGCGCAGCCTCGCCGCAATCCCTTATGCCGATGATTGGTGCGGAGTTGGCAGATCTGGCTGCGGCCGCCGTTGAAGCGGCTCTGGCCGTTGCCCGCACAGAAGTCGGGGTCGCCTTCGGCGCGCAGAAGGTGGCTGCGCTCCGGTTTGCCGTGATTGGTATGGGCAAGTGCGGGGCGCGGGAACTGAACTATATTTCAGACGTGGACGTCATGTATGTGGTGGCCACCAACGAGCCCGTCAGCAGCACTGCGGATGTCCCGGATGAGGCGAAAACGCAGGTGGTGGATGCCCCTGCCAGCATTGACGAGGCAGAGGCTGCACGCTTGGGTAATGCCTTAGCTGGTGCGCTAACTAGGACTATTTACTCGCCCGAACGTGAGCCAGGGCTGTGGGAGGTTGACGCAAACCTGCGCCCCGAAGGAGCTGACGGACAGTTGGTGCGTAGCCTGGATTCATATGTGGCGTATTACCACCGTTGGGCGGAAAGCTGGGAGTTCCAGGCGCTACTGAAGGCGCGGGCGATGGCCGGGGACAAAGAGCTGGGGAAAGCTTTCGAGGATGCCATTGAACCGATGATTTGGGCCTCTTCAGAGCGGGAAGGCTTTGTTGAGTCGGTTCAGGCGATGCGTCGGAGAGTCACGGCCAACATTCGTGATGATGAGGCAGAGCGCCAAATTAAGCTTGGTAACGGGGGCTTGCGCGATGTGGAGTTTACTGTTCAGCTTCTACAACTTGTGCATGGGCGAACCGATACCAGCATCAGGTCCCGGGCAACAACGACAGCGATCGATGAGCTGACTAAAGCTGGCTATATTGGCAGAACCGATGCTGCACTGCTGCTGAACCACTACACGTACCTGCGGGTATTGGAGCATCGAATACAGCTGGTGCAAATGCGCAGGACGCACACCATGCCGACCGCTCCTGACCAATTACGTGCATTGGCGCGGGCTCTGGCCGGGCCGCTGAGTACAAAGCGGCCAAGCGCCGAATCGTTATTGTCAGACTGGGCCAAGGTCAAACGCTCAGTCAACTCCTTGCATAAGAGGATTTTTTATCGTCCCATTCTGGCCACGGCCGCGCATCTCAGTGTTGAAGACGCGGCGTTGACAACGGGTGCGGCACGGGCCCGGCTGGCCGCGCTGGGCTATCGCGATACCGCCGGGGCCACCAGACACATTGAGGCGCTCACTGCCGGAGTGAGCCGCCGGGCGGCTTTGCAACGGCAGTTACTACCTGTGCTTCTTGGCTGGCTGGCCGACGGCGTTGACCCAGACGCCGGTTTGCTGGCGTTCCGGCGAGTCAGTGATGCATTAGGTACCTCGCATTGGTATTTGGGCATGCTGCGGGATCATCAAGCTGCAGCCGAACGCCTGTGCCACTTACTCTCAAGTTCACGCCTGGTCAGTGACCTTCTTGAAGTCTCTCCCGAAGCGACGGCATGGTTGGGCAGCTCCAAGGACTTAAAACCGGAGAGTTTTCAGGCTCAATGGACAGAAATCCAAGCAACCATCTCCCGCCATGGCGAAGCAACAGGAGCTATTCGCCTGATCAGGCTGATTAGGCAACGCGAAATTCTGCGGATTGCTATCGCAGATTCCTGCGGACTGCTCAGCCAGGACGAGGTTTCCGCGGCGTTGAGTGATGCTGACAAAGCAACAGTTTTAGGTGCCCTGCGCATTGCGGAGAAGGAGGTGTACGCAGACCAGGAAGTCCTGACGAAGGTGCTGGTTGTTGCCATGGGCCGTCAGGGAGGACGAGAAATTGGTTATGGCTCAGATGCGGATGTGTTGTTCGTACACAAGCCTGTTGGAGACCTCAGCGAAGAACAGCTCAGGGAAGCAAATAAACAGGCCATGGCGATTGGGCAGAAGCTGACAGCCCTGTTGACTGCCCCCGTGCGCCCGGCCATCAAGGCTGAGCGGGTACTGCGTATTGATGCCGAT
This genomic window from Arthrobacter sp. TMP15 contains:
- the panB gene encoding 3-methyl-2-oxobutanoate hydroxymethyltransferase, with the translated sequence MSVASISSASDTAELAAPYGNGAGATASAGPAGSPAGIPPTAHKIRTHHLQAAKRAGEKFAMLTAYDQYTAQIFDEAGIEVLLIGDSASNNVLGNETSLPITLDEMIILSRAVTAGSKRALVVADLPFGSYEQSPEQAIASSVRLMKEGLVHAVKMEGGAYYAPTVRALTQAGIPVMAHIGFTPQSEHVLGGYRVQGRGDMAQALIEDAVALADAGAFCVLMEMVPAVTAAAVDAALTVPTVGIGAGNSTTGQVLVWQDMAGLRTGKMAKFVKQYAQMRTVLADAAREFADEVRTGVFPGPEHTF
- a CDS encoding glutamine synthetase family protein, with protein sequence MNRQQEFVLRTIEERDVRFVRLWFTDVVGSLKSVALAPAEVEGAFEEGLGFDGSAIEGLARVFESDMLAQPDPSTFQILPWRGNGHTEQTSRMFCDILTPDGEPSAADPRNVLKRTLEKAADMGFTCYTHPEIEFYLLKSDKPGPDGIPIPVDHAGYFDHVPGGVAQDFRRTAVTMLEDVGISVEFSHHEGGPGQNEIDLRYADALATADNIMTFRTVIREVAIKQGTYATFMPKPFSDHPGSGMHTHFSLFEGDTNAFHEPGAEYQMSKTARQFMAGVLKHAPEFTAVTNQFVNSYKRLWGGGEAPSYVSWGHNNRSALVRVPLYKPGKGQASRLEYRGIDSAANPYLAFSVLLGAGLKGIEEDYELPPAAVEDISALTSGERRALGHDPLPSSLHDAVRQMEESELLPEILGEQVFENFLRNKRAEWQDYRLQVTPYELSRYLGVL
- a CDS encoding bifunctional [glutamine synthetase] adenylyltransferase/[glutamine synthetase]-adenylyl-L-tyrosine phosphorylase, whose amino-acid sequence is MSSLTRTLITRGFTDLETCERFLGFSELAGLDQGELLNALAVADNPDLALQSLVRLLSAVPESREKLNVVDPESGELVSNEPLFRLLGASEALADFLMRHPEHLDVVDAVAVLEPVAVDAEVLRESLLRAVGADPASEMPTAELVGTDARIALRSQYRRHLCELTMRDLGAASPQSLMPMIGAELADLAAAAVEAALAVARTEVGVAFGAQKVAALRFAVIGMGKCGARELNYISDVDVMYVVATNEPVSSTADVPDEAKTQVVDAPASIDEAEAARLGNALAGALTRTIYSPEREPGLWEVDANLRPEGADGQLVRSLDSYVAYYHRWAESWEFQALLKARAMAGDKELGKAFEDAIEPMIWASSEREGFVESVQAMRRRVTANIRDDEAERQIKLGNGGLRDVEFTVQLLQLVHGRTDTSIRSRATTTAIDELTKAGYIGRTDAALLLNHYTYLRVLEHRIQLVQMRRTHTMPTAPDQLRALARALAGPLSTKRPSAESLLSDWAKVKRSVNSLHKRIFYRPILATAAHLSVEDAALTTGAARARLAALGYRDTAGATRHIEALTAGVSRRAALQRQLLPVLLGWLADGVDPDAGLLAFRRVSDALGTSHWYLGMLRDHQAAAERLCHLLSSSRLVSDLLEVSPEATAWLGSSKDLKPESFQAQWTEIQATISRHGEATGAIRLIRLIRQREILRIAIADSCGLLSQDEVSAALSDADKATVLGALRIAEKEVYADQEVLTKVLVVAMGRQGGREIGYGSDADVLFVHKPVGDLSEEQLREANKQAMAIGQKLTALLTAPVRPAIKAERVLRIDADLRPEGRNGPLVRSLEAYRGYYARWSSAWEAQALLRALPMAGCDDLAQEFVSMVDPIRYRRTLSETDTREIKRLKARMESERLPRGADPARHVKLGRGGLSDVEWLVQLWQLQHAHAHPELRTTQTLPALHAAKDLGFVDEGEAELLEAAWRLAGKIRNANVMWTGNSSDMLPSARGDLEAVARWCGYEPGNAATFEDDYLSLTRRTRAVFERLYYG